In Fundulus heteroclitus isolate FHET01 chromosome 16, MU-UCD_Fhet_4.1, whole genome shotgun sequence, a single genomic region encodes these proteins:
- the si:dkey-114l24.2 gene encoding uncharacterized protein si:dkey-114l24.2 → MIWKLCLLCLAGSLGAVHAGPIRKSGRTADKAAPQEEVNVLMFGVIQLSESLNYVFETTEAKIERISKTLRSHEETLQRLGKQAEQAAEVEQQMKGVVQLLQEQMAKQQTQSQITKDWLNSIEKDEEELKAKVQRLETYINSAAPDTLKELQDKAEEHFQLLRGLQTWTRVQKNNIEIQDEQLSKLQKMSEALS, encoded by the exons ATGATCTGGAAGCTGTGTCTCCTGTGTTTAGCTGGGAGTCTGGGAGCAGTCCACGCAGGCCCTATCAGGAAGAGCGGCAGGACGGCAGATAAGGCTGCGCCTCAGGAAGAAGTCAACGTGCTCATGTTTGGAGTCATACAGCTGAGCGAATCGCTCAACTATGTTTTTGAAACCACCGAGGCAAAGATAGAAAGAATCAGCAAGACCCTGAGGAGTCACGAAGAAACTCTCCAACGGCTGGGGAAGCAGGCTGAACAGGCTGCAGAAGTGGAGCAACAGATGAAGGGAGTCGTACAGCTGCTACAG GAACAAATGGCAAAACAACAGACCCAGAGCCAGATCACAAAAGATTGGCTGAACAGCATAGAGAAGGACGAGGAGGAGCTGAAGGCAAAGGTTCAACGGTTGGAGACGTACATCAATAGTGCTGCGCCCGACACCCTCAAGGAGCTGCAG GATAAAGCGGAGGAGCATTTCCAACTTTTGAGAGGTTTGCAGACCTGGACCCGGgtccaaaaaaacaatatcGAGATTCAGGATGAGCAGCTTTCCAAACTGCAGAAGATG AGTGAAGCACTATCATAG